Proteins from one Zavarzinia compransoris genomic window:
- a CDS encoding NAD(P)/FAD-dependent oxidoreductase — MLDHSPATRVDAILGRLGEALAAGDIDGAVDLFATDSYWRDLVAFTWNLKTLEGRDQIRAMLQSQLARIAPERLRRDTREPAGEADGVTDGWFEFETALARGYGHIRIRDGRIWTLLTTMTELKGHEEPKGIRRPLGAEHGSRRNRSTWSEKRAEEARELGYVNQPYVVIIGGGQGGIALAARLRQLKVPSIIVEKNERPGDSWRKRYKSLCLHDPVWYDHLPYIPFPENWPVFTPKDKIGDWLEMYAKVMELNYWGSTTCRSAHFDEAAQEWVVTVTREGRDVVLRPKQLVLATGMSGKPNVPVFPGQDVFRGEQQHSSRHPGPDAYAGRKAVVIGSNNSAHDISAALWEAGADVTMVQRSSTHIVRSETLMDIGLGDLYSERALAAGMTTRKADLIFASLPYRIMHEFQIPLYDRMRERDKEFYDRLAAAGFMLDWGDDGSGLFMKYLRRGSGYYIDVGACDLVIDGSIKLKSGSDVSHLTEDAVVLKDGTRLPADLVVYATGYGSMNGWAADLISPAVAEKVGKCWGLGSDTTKDPGPWEGEQRNMWKPTQQEALWFHGGNLHQSRHYSQYLSLQLKARMEGLETPVYGMQPVHHKG, encoded by the coding sequence ATGCTTGACCATAGTCCCGCCACCAGGGTCGATGCCATTCTCGGCCGCCTGGGCGAGGCGCTGGCCGCCGGCGATATCGACGGCGCCGTCGATCTCTTCGCCACCGACAGCTATTGGCGCGACCTCGTCGCCTTCACCTGGAACCTGAAGACGCTGGAGGGGCGGGACCAGATCCGCGCCATGCTGCAAAGCCAGCTTGCCCGGATCGCGCCTGAACGCCTGCGCCGCGACACGCGGGAGCCGGCGGGCGAGGCGGACGGCGTCACCGACGGCTGGTTCGAGTTCGAGACGGCGCTCGCCCGCGGCTATGGCCATATCCGCATCCGCGACGGCCGGATCTGGACCCTGTTGACGACCATGACCGAACTGAAGGGCCACGAGGAACCGAAGGGCATCCGCCGGCCCCTGGGCGCCGAGCACGGCAGCCGCCGCAACCGCAGCACCTGGTCCGAGAAACGGGCCGAGGAAGCGCGCGAACTCGGCTACGTCAACCAGCCCTATGTGGTGATCATCGGCGGCGGCCAGGGCGGCATCGCCCTGGCCGCGCGGCTGCGCCAGTTGAAGGTGCCTTCTATCATCGTCGAGAAGAACGAACGCCCGGGCGACAGCTGGCGCAAGCGCTACAAGTCGCTCTGCCTGCACGACCCGGTCTGGTACGACCACCTGCCCTATATTCCCTTCCCCGAGAACTGGCCGGTGTTCACGCCCAAGGACAAGATCGGCGACTGGCTGGAAATGTATGCCAAGGTGATGGAACTGAACTATTGGGGTTCCACTACCTGCCGGTCCGCCCACTTCGACGAGGCGGCGCAGGAATGGGTGGTGACGGTCACCCGCGAGGGCCGCGACGTGGTGCTGCGGCCGAAGCAGCTGGTGCTGGCCACCGGCATGTCGGGCAAGCCCAATGTGCCGGTCTTCCCCGGCCAGGACGTATTCCGGGGCGAGCAGCAGCATTCCTCCCGCCATCCGGGGCCCGACGCCTATGCCGGGCGGAAGGCGGTCGTCATCGGTTCCAACAATTCCGCCCACGACATCAGCGCGGCCCTGTGGGAGGCGGGGGCGGACGTCACCATGGTGCAACGCTCCTCGACCCATATCGTGCGTTCGGAGACGCTGATGGATATCGGCCTCGGCGATCTCTATTCCGAGCGCGCCCTGGCCGCCGGCATGACCACGCGGAAGGCGGACCTGATCTTCGCCTCGCTGCCCTACCGGATCATGCACGAGTTCCAGATCCCGCTTTACGACCGCATGCGCGAGCGGGACAAGGAGTTCTACGACCGGCTGGCGGCGGCGGGCTTCATGCTCGACTGGGGCGACGACGGCTCGGGCCTGTTCATGAAATATCTGCGCCGGGGGTCGGGCTACTACATCGACGTCGGCGCCTGCGATCTCGTCATCGACGGCTCGATCAAGCTGAAGTCGGGGTCCGACGTCTCCCACCTGACCGAGGATGCGGTGGTCCTGAAGGACGGCACCCGGCTGCCGGCCGATCTCGTCGTCTATGCCACCGGCTATGGCTCGATGAACGGCTGGGCGGCGGACCTGATCAGCCCGGCGGTGGCGGAGAAGGTCGGCAAATGCTGGGGGCTCGGCTCCGACACCACCAAGGACCCCGGCCCGTGGGAGGGCGAGCAGCGCAACATGTGGAAGCCCACGCAGCAGGAAGCCCTGTGGTTCCACGGCGGCAACCTGCACCAGTCGCGCCATTATTCGCAATATCTGTCGTTGCAGCTGAAGGCGCGGATGGAAGGGCTGGAAACCCCGGTCTACGGGATGCAGCCCGTGCACCACAAGGGCTGA
- the gor gene encoding glutathione-disulfide reductase has translation MTSPSYDYDLFVIGAGSGGVRAARIAAGHGARVAVAEDYRVGGTCVIRGCVPKKLLVYAAHYGEEIEDAAAFGWTVPGKASFDWARLIAAKDKEIERLSGLYVKGLDGAGAALLRGRARLIDAHTLDVGGRRVTAATILVATGGTPEVPAIPGAEHAITSNEAFHLPAQPKRVVVVGAGYIAVEFAGIFHGLGSTTTIVHRGPRLLRGFDDDVADRLQDEYRDKGIALHLNASPTAIDKGPDGLTLHLSDGSAIETDAVMFATGRRPNTQDLGLEAAGVETGPKGEIKVDLYSRTNVPNIYAVGDVTDRVALTPVAIKEGHAFADTLFGNRPALADHHDVPTAVFSQPPIGTVGLTEAQAVARFGTVDIYEAGFRPMKHALTGRNTRTYMKLIVEPRSDRVVGAHLIGDDTPEIIQVVGIAVKLGATKAQFDRTVAVHPTAAEELVLMRSKARTATAKAAAE, from the coding sequence ATGACCAGCCCATCCTATGACTACGATCTCTTCGTCATCGGCGCCGGTTCGGGCGGCGTCCGGGCGGCGCGCATCGCCGCCGGCCATGGCGCCCGCGTCGCCGTCGCCGAGGATTACCGGGTCGGCGGCACCTGCGTGATCCGCGGCTGCGTGCCGAAGAAACTGCTGGTCTATGCCGCCCATTACGGCGAGGAGATCGAGGATGCCGCCGCCTTCGGCTGGACCGTGCCGGGCAAGGCCAGCTTCGACTGGGCCCGCCTGATCGCCGCCAAGGACAAGGAGATCGAGCGCCTGAGCGGCCTCTACGTGAAGGGGCTGGACGGGGCCGGCGCCGCATTGCTCCGCGGCCGTGCCCGCCTGATCGATGCCCATACACTCGATGTCGGCGGCCGCCGGGTGACGGCGGCGACGATCCTGGTCGCCACCGGCGGCACGCCGGAGGTGCCGGCGATCCCCGGCGCCGAACATGCCATCACCTCGAACGAAGCCTTTCACCTGCCCGCCCAGCCGAAACGCGTGGTGGTGGTGGGTGCCGGCTATATCGCGGTCGAATTCGCCGGGATCTTCCACGGCCTCGGCAGCACGACCACGATCGTCCACCGCGGCCCCCGCCTGCTGCGCGGCTTCGACGACGATGTCGCCGACCGTCTCCAGGACGAATACCGCGACAAGGGCATCGCCCTGCACCTGAACGCCAGCCCGACCGCCATCGACAAGGGCCCGGACGGCCTGACCCTGCATCTGTCGGACGGCAGCGCGATCGAAACCGATGCGGTGATGTTCGCCACCGGGCGGCGTCCCAACACGCAGGATCTGGGTCTCGAGGCGGCGGGGGTCGAGACCGGGCCCAAGGGCGAGATCAAGGTCGATCTCTATTCCCGGACCAATGTGCCCAACATCTATGCCGTCGGCGACGTCACCGACCGGGTGGCCCTGACCCCGGTGGCGATCAAGGAAGGCCATGCCTTCGCCGACACGCTGTTCGGCAACCGCCCGGCCCTGGCCGATCATCACGACGTCCCGACCGCCGTCTTCAGCCAGCCGCCCATCGGCACCGTCGGCCTGACCGAAGCCCAGGCGGTGGCGCGCTTCGGCACCGTCGACATCTACGAGGCCGGCTTCCGCCCGATGAAACATGCGCTCACCGGCCGCAACACCAGGACCTATATGAAGCTGATCGTCGAACCCCGTTCCGACCGGGTGGTGGGCGCCCATCTGATCGGCGACGATACGCCGGAAATCATCCAGGTGGTCGGCATCGCCGTGAAGCTGGGCGCGACCAAGGCCCAGTTCGACCGCACCGTCGCCGTCCACCCCACCGCCGCCGAGGAACTGGTGCTGATGCGCAGCAAGGCCCGCACCGCCACGGCCAAGGCGGCGGCGGAATAG
- the gabD gene encoding NADP-dependent succinate-semialdehyde dehydrogenase: MVALKDPGLFRERNYIGGEWVAADDGATVEVTDPATLAVLGTVPRAGRAETARAIAAADIALPAWRKKTAKERALVLRRFADLMMANQDDLALLMTLEQGKPLAESKGEIAYAAAFLEWFGEEAKRIYGETIPSHAADKRIIVTREPVGVVAAITPWNFPAAMITRKIGPALAAGCTVVVKPATQTPYSALALAELGARAGLPAGALNVVTGAAQAIGGEMTANPIVRKLTFTGSTEIGKVLMAQCAGTVKKVSLELGGNAPFIVFDDADLDAAVEGAIASKFRNTGQTCVCANRILVQDGVHDAFVEKLSRAVAALKVGSGIEPGVTQGPLIDMKAVAKIEDHIADALAKGARLATGGRRHALGVSFFEPTVLTGVTPAMAVAREETFGPLAPVFRFADEGQAIRMANDTEFGLASYFYARDVGRIFRVAEGLEYGIVGINTGLISTEVAPFGGVKESGIGREGSSHGIDDYVEIKYLCLGGLDR, encoded by the coding sequence ATGGTCGCGCTGAAAGATCCCGGCTTGTTCCGCGAGCGGAACTATATCGGCGGCGAATGGGTGGCGGCGGACGATGGCGCCACCGTCGAGGTGACCGACCCCGCCACCCTGGCCGTGCTCGGCACCGTGCCCAGGGCCGGCCGGGCGGAAACGGCGCGGGCGATCGCCGCCGCCGACATCGCCCTGCCGGCCTGGCGCAAGAAGACCGCCAAGGAACGCGCCCTGGTGCTGCGCCGCTTCGCCGACCTGATGATGGCGAATCAGGACGACCTCGCCCTGCTCATGACCCTCGAACAGGGCAAGCCGCTGGCCGAATCGAAGGGCGAGATCGCCTATGCCGCCGCCTTCCTCGAATGGTTCGGCGAGGAGGCGAAGCGGATCTACGGCGAAACCATCCCGTCCCATGCCGCCGACAAGCGGATCATCGTCACCCGGGAACCGGTGGGCGTGGTCGCCGCCATCACGCCGTGGAATTTCCCCGCCGCCATGATCACCCGCAAGATCGGTCCGGCGCTTGCCGCCGGCTGTACCGTGGTGGTGAAGCCGGCGACCCAGACCCCCTATTCCGCCCTGGCGCTGGCCGAGCTTGGCGCCCGGGCCGGGCTGCCCGCCGGCGCCCTCAATGTGGTCACCGGCGCGGCCCAGGCGATCGGCGGCGAGATGACCGCGAATCCGATCGTGCGCAAGCTGACCTTCACCGGCTCGACCGAGATCGGCAAGGTGCTGATGGCGCAATGCGCCGGCACGGTGAAGAAGGTCAGCCTGGAATTGGGCGGCAATGCCCCCTTCATCGTCTTCGACGATGCCGATCTCGATGCCGCGGTCGAGGGGGCGATCGCCTCCAAGTTCCGCAACACCGGCCAGACCTGCGTCTGCGCCAACCGGATCCTGGTCCAGGACGGGGTGCATGACGCCTTCGTCGAGAAATTGTCCCGCGCCGTCGCCGCCCTCAAGGTCGGCAGCGGCATCGAGCCCGGCGTCACCCAGGGCCCGCTGATCGACATGAAGGCCGTCGCCAAGATCGAGGACCATATCGCCGACGCCCTGGCCAAGGGTGCCAGGCTGGCGACCGGCGGCCGGCGCCACGCCCTTGGCGTCTCCTTCTTCGAGCCGACGGTGCTGACCGGCGTCACCCCGGCCATGGCGGTCGCCCGGGAGGAGACCTTCGGCCCGCTGGCCCCGGTGTTCCGCTTCGCGGACGAGGGGCAGGCGATCCGCATGGCCAATGATACCGAATTCGGCCTCGCCTCCTATTTCTATGCCCGCGACGTCGGCCGTATCTTCCGGGTCGCGGAAGGGCTCGAATACGGCATCGTCGGCATCAATACCGGCCTGATCTCGACCGAGGTCGCCCCCTTCGGCGGGGTGAAGGAATCCGGCATCGGGCGCGAAGGCTCGTCCCACGGCATCGACGATTACGTCGAGATCAAATATCTCTGCCTCGGCGGGCTCGACCGATGA
- a CDS encoding tyrosine-type recombinase/integrase — protein MKRLSQPGMYAVGGVPGLHLQVLPGGGKTWLLRVTIGATASGKQRRSEVGLGGYPAVTLQQARDKAREVREKITQGIDPIAERKAARSALLASRATEITFEEAARLCIEAKSPEWKNAKHAQQWTNTLTTYAFPTLAKLQVRDIDTPHILEVLEPIWKVKTETAERLRGRIESVLDWATARKYRDGSNPARWRGNLEAMLPKPSKVAKNGNHAALPFAEAPAFMTHLRKMEGTGARALEFTILTAARSGEVRGAKWDEIDLEAGVWTIPADRMKMGKEHTVPLTEEAVALLKALPRFEDNNLVFPASRGGELSDMTLAAVIKRMHESETKAGHKGYIDPKQTDKNGNPKVATPHGFRSTFRDWAGETTHHPREVIEHALAHQLKDKAEAAYARGSLFQKRQALMADWAAYCAK, from the coding sequence GTGAAACGCCTCTCACAGCCGGGAATGTACGCCGTTGGGGGTGTTCCTGGGCTCCATCTTCAAGTCCTCCCCGGCGGAGGAAAGACCTGGCTGCTGCGGGTCACTATCGGTGCGACCGCGAGCGGCAAGCAGCGCCGCAGCGAGGTCGGCTTGGGCGGGTATCCGGCGGTGACGCTACAGCAGGCCCGAGACAAGGCGCGGGAGGTCCGGGAGAAGATCACCCAAGGCATCGACCCGATAGCGGAGCGCAAGGCCGCGCGCTCCGCGCTGCTGGCGAGCCGGGCGACTGAGATCACGTTCGAGGAGGCCGCGCGGTTGTGCATTGAGGCGAAGTCCCCCGAGTGGAAGAACGCGAAGCACGCCCAGCAGTGGACCAACACGCTGACCACTTACGCCTTCCCGACCCTCGCCAAGCTACAGGTGCGCGACATCGACACGCCGCATATCTTGGAAGTGCTCGAACCGATCTGGAAGGTGAAAACCGAGACAGCCGAACGGCTCCGCGGGCGCATCGAGTCCGTTCTGGATTGGGCTACGGCTCGCAAGTACCGCGACGGCTCGAACCCGGCGCGCTGGAGGGGGAACCTTGAGGCGATGTTGCCCAAGCCGTCGAAAGTGGCGAAGAACGGCAACCATGCCGCGCTGCCCTTCGCGGAGGCCCCCGCGTTCATGACGCATCTGCGCAAGATGGAAGGCACCGGCGCGCGGGCGCTGGAGTTCACCATTCTGACCGCCGCCCGCTCCGGCGAGGTACGCGGGGCGAAGTGGGACGAAATCGACCTTGAGGCCGGAGTCTGGACGATCCCGGCGGACCGCATGAAGATGGGCAAGGAACACACCGTGCCGCTCACCGAGGAGGCGGTGGCCTTGTTGAAGGCCCTCCCGCGGTTCGAGGACAACAACCTTGTATTCCCCGCATCCCGTGGCGGCGAGTTGTCGGATATGACGCTGGCCGCAGTCATCAAGCGTATGCACGAAAGCGAGACGAAGGCCGGGCACAAGGGCTACATCGACCCGAAGCAAACCGACAAGAACGGCAACCCGAAGGTTGCCACCCCGCACGGGTTCCGCTCGACCTTCCGTGACTGGGCAGGCGAGACAACGCACCACCCCCGCGAGGTCATCGAACACGCCCTTGCGCACCAGCTCAAGGACAAGGCCGAAGCCGCCTATGCGCGTGGCAGTCTTTTCCAGAAACGACAGGCACTTATGGCCGATTGGGCCGCGTACTGCGCGAAGTGA
- a CDS encoding FecR/PupR family sigma factor regulator, with protein MDDRRETLLKEAAGWLARLRERPDDDDLRRAIAGWLALDSAHWVAWSRARRAMAMLGEIPPAFDARWAGRVEPPEPPLSFGARLRRFLFGR; from the coding sequence ATGGACGATCGGCGCGAGACATTGCTGAAGGAGGCCGCCGGCTGGCTGGCCCGGCTGCGTGAGCGGCCGGACGACGACGATCTGCGCCGGGCCATCGCCGGCTGGCTTGCCCTCGATTCCGCCCATTGGGTGGCGTGGAGCCGGGCGCGCCGCGCCATGGCGATGCTGGGCGAGATTCCGCCGGCCTTCGACGCCCGCTGGGCCGGTCGGGTGGAGCCGCCGGAACCACCCCTGTCGTTCGGGGCGCGGCTCCGGCGGTTCCTGTTCGGGCGCTGA
- a CDS encoding helix-turn-helix transcriptional regulator — MKQETIPLPALKQAVAEELARRQERRNARPTGTAQYLGVSLATLWRWHAERPDFPRARKIGPRATVWDLNEIDAWLNAQEQ, encoded by the coding sequence ATGAAACAAGAAACGATCCCGCTGCCAGCCTTGAAGCAGGCTGTAGCCGAAGAACTCGCCCGCCGCCAAGAACGGCGCAACGCCCGCCCCACCGGCACCGCTCAATATCTGGGCGTCAGTCTCGCCACCCTCTGGCGCTGGCACGCCGAACGCCCCGACTTCCCCCGCGCTCGCAAGATCGGTCCCCGTGCAACCGTTTGGGACCTGAACGAGATTGATGCGTGGCTGAATGCGCAAGAGCAGTGA
- a CDS encoding glutathione S-transferase family protein: protein MILIGQYDSPFVRRVGIALRLYGFAFEHLPWSAFSDADRLAAHNPLRRVPTLVLDDGSALIESAGILDYLDEARGRDRALIAAAGPARHRDLRRIALATGLADKAVALFYERVMHEVPAPAWTARLEGQVAGTLAALEAERAGQDGFWFGASPGHADIALGCVLHFLDAAHPGLFVRGRHPALAAHADACEALAVFAEIRQPFIAPR, encoded by the coding sequence ATGATTCTGATCGGCCAATATGATTCGCCTTTCGTCCGCCGTGTCGGCATCGCGCTCCGGCTCTATGGCTTTGCCTTCGAGCATTTGCCCTGGTCGGCCTTTTCCGATGCGGACCGGCTGGCCGCCCATAATCCCCTGCGGCGGGTGCCGACATTGGTGCTCGACGACGGCAGCGCCCTGATCGAAAGCGCCGGGATTCTCGATTATCTCGACGAAGCCCGGGGCCGCGACCGCGCCCTGATCGCCGCCGCCGGCCCCGCCCGCCACCGGGACCTGCGGCGGATCGCGCTGGCCACCGGCCTTGCCGACAAGGCGGTGGCGCTGTTCTACGAACGGGTGATGCACGAGGTTCCGGCCCCGGCCTGGACCGCGCGGCTGGAGGGGCAGGTCGCGGGAACCCTGGCGGCGCTGGAGGCGGAGCGGGCGGGGCAGGACGGCTTCTGGTTCGGCGCAAGCCCCGGCCATGCCGATATCGCCCTCGGCTGCGTCCTGCATTTCCTCGACGCCGCCCATCCCGGGCTGTTCGTCCGCGGCCGCCATCCGGCCCTGGCCGCCCATGCCGATGCCTGCGAGGCCCTGGCGGTCTTCGCCGAGATCCGCCAGCCCTTCATCGCCCCCCGTTGA
- the scpA gene encoding methylmalonyl-CoA mutase encodes MADFPKRSLEDWQALVSKELGGKPADSLTWNTPEGIAVKPLYTAADVEGLETADTLPGFAPFTRGVRASMYANRPWTIRQYAGFSTAEASNAFYRKNLAAGQMGLSIAFDLATHRGYDSDHPRVIGDVGKAGVAIDSVEDMKILFDGIPLDKMSVSMTMNGAVLPCLANYIIAAEEQGVSQDKLSGTIQNDILKEFMVRNTYIYPPEPSMRIIADIIAYTSKNMPKFNSISISGYHMQEAGANQVQELAFTLADGLEYVRAALSKGLDVDDFAGRLSFFFAIGMNFFMEVAKLRAARFLWAELMAQFKPKKASSLMLRTHCQTSGVSLTEQDPYNNVVRTAYEAMAAIFGGTQSLHTNSLDEAIALPTEFSARIARNTQLILAEETGVTHVVDPLGGSYYVESLTAELVTEARKIIEEVESLGGMTKAVESGMPKLRIEESAARRQAAIDRGDEVIVGVNKYRLKEEAPVDILDVDNVAVREAQIARLKQIRGTRDEAAVQAALDALTEGAKGGEANLLDLSVKAARVRATVGEISDALEKVFTRHKAVIRSISGVYGAAYEGDEGFDRIRQEVAAFAREEGRRPRMLVAKMGQDGHDRGAKVIATAFADIGFDVDVGSLFQTPAEVARDAVENDVHVVGVSSQAAGHKTLVPELIAELKQAGAEDVLVVCGGVIPAQDYDFLYKAGVAAIYGPGTNIPSAAAEIMTIIAKRRQAA; translated from the coding sequence ATGGCCGATTTTCCGAAGCGTAGTCTCGAAGACTGGCAGGCACTGGTATCGAAGGAACTGGGCGGCAAGCCGGCCGACAGCCTGACGTGGAACACGCCCGAGGGCATCGCGGTGAAGCCGCTCTATACCGCGGCCGATGTCGAGGGTCTGGAGACGGCCGACACCCTGCCGGGCTTCGCCCCCTTCACCCGGGGCGTGCGGGCGTCCATGTATGCCAACCGGCCCTGGACCATCCGCCAGTATGCCGGCTTCTCGACCGCGGAAGCGTCGAACGCCTTCTATCGCAAGAATCTGGCCGCCGGCCAGATGGGCCTCTCGATCGCCTTCGACCTCGCCACCCACCGCGGCTATGACAGCGACCATCCCCGCGTGATCGGCGATGTCGGCAAGGCCGGGGTCGCCATCGACAGCGTCGAGGACATGAAGATCCTGTTCGACGGCATCCCGCTCGACAAGATGTCGGTCTCGATGACCATGAACGGCGCCGTGCTGCCCTGCCTCGCCAATTACATCATCGCGGCGGAGGAACAGGGGGTCTCGCAGGACAAGCTCTCGGGCACGATCCAGAACGACATCCTGAAGGAGTTCATGGTCCGCAATACCTATATCTATCCGCCCGAACCCTCGATGCGGATCATTGCGGATATCATCGCCTATACGTCGAAGAACATGCCGAAGTTCAATTCGATCTCGATTTCCGGCTATCACATGCAGGAAGCGGGCGCGAACCAGGTTCAGGAACTGGCTTTCACCCTGGCGGACGGCCTCGAATACGTCCGCGCCGCCCTGTCCAAGGGCCTGGACGTCGACGATTTCGCCGGCCGCCTGTCGTTCTTCTTCGCCATCGGCATGAATTTCTTCATGGAAGTGGCCAAGCTGCGCGCCGCCCGCTTCCTCTGGGCCGAACTGATGGCCCAGTTCAAGCCGAAGAAGGCGTCCAGCCTGATGCTGCGCACCCATTGCCAGACGTCCGGCGTGTCGCTGACCGAGCAGGACCCCTACAACAATGTCGTCCGCACCGCCTATGAGGCGATGGCGGCGATCTTCGGCGGCACCCAGTCGCTGCATACCAATTCGCTGGACGAGGCGATCGCGCTGCCGACCGAATTCTCGGCCCGCATCGCCCGCAACACCCAGTTGATCCTGGCCGAGGAGACAGGCGTCACCCATGTCGTCGATCCGCTCGGCGGGTCCTATTACGTCGAAAGCCTGACGGCCGAACTGGTGACCGAAGCGCGCAAGATCATCGAGGAAGTGGAAAGCCTGGGCGGCATGACCAAGGCGGTCGAAAGCGGCATGCCCAAGCTCCGCATCGAGGAATCGGCGGCACGGCGCCAGGCCGCGATCGACCGCGGCGACGAGGTCATCGTCGGCGTGAACAAGTACCGCCTGAAGGAAGAGGCGCCGGTGGACATCCTGGACGTCGACAATGTCGCCGTCCGCGAAGCCCAGATCGCCCGCCTGAAGCAGATCCGCGGGACCCGCGACGAGGCGGCGGTGCAGGCGGCCCTGGACGCCCTGACCGAAGGCGCCAAGGGCGGCGAGGCCAATCTTCTCGATCTCTCGGTCAAGGCCGCCCGCGTGCGCGCCACCGTGGGCGAGATTTCGGATGCCCTCGAGAAAGTCTTCACCCGCCACAAGGCGGTGATCCGCTCGATCTCTGGCGTCTATGGCGCGGCTTATGAGGGTGACGAGGGCTTCGACCGCATCCGCCAGGAAGTCGCCGCCTTCGCCCGCGAGGAGGGCCGCCGCCCGCGCATGCTGGTGGCCAAGATGGGCCAGGACGGCCACGACCGCGGCGCCAAGGTGATCGCCACCGCCTTCGCCGACATCGGCTTCGACGTCGACGTCGGCTCACTGTTCCAGACCCCGGCGGAAGTCGCCCGCGATGCGGTCGAGAACGACGTCCATGTCGTCGGCGTCTCGTCCCAGGCCGCCGGCCACAAGACCCTGGTGCCGGAACTGATCGCCGAACTGAAGCAGGCGGGCGCGGAAGACGTGCTCGTGGTCTGCGGCGGCGTCATCCCGGCGCAGGACTACGACTTCCTCTACAAGGCGGGCGTCGCCGCCATCTATGGCCCCGGCACCAATATCCCGTCCGCCGCGGCCGAGATCATGACGATCATCGCCAAGCGCCGCCAGGCCGCCTGA
- a CDS encoding lipid A deacylase LpxR family protein — protein MSLSHRALLACGLALAAGSALAQPSSPPTDPNGTFSFLWENDAFAATDRYYTNGVQFSWLSPSSPPPWFDGATDTTRFFLGPDSQVRWGLALGQTLFTPEDTERRVPDPSDRPYAAYLFGAVSLVAYSDETLNTIQLQIGMVGPSALGEEVQNNFHDLIGDGHAEGWDHQLDDELGINLIFDRKWRAVSLTGPRTGLGIDLTPSVTLSLGNVATYAAGGLMFRLGQNLDSDFGAPRIRPALTGANFYDKRDGFGWYVFAGAEGRAIARDIFLDGNTFDGDGPHVDKRILVGDAQAGLSLFLGSTRLTYTYVIRTEEFEGQDGLSKFGSASLSWSF, from the coding sequence ATGTCCCTGTCCCATCGTGCCCTTCTTGCCTGCGGCCTCGCGCTTGCGGCCGGCAGTGCGCTGGCGCAGCCCTCGTCGCCCCCGACCGACCCGAACGGCACCTTTTCCTTCCTGTGGGAAAACGATGCCTTTGCCGCCACCGACCGCTATTACACCAATGGCGTGCAATTCTCCTGGCTGTCGCCGTCCAGCCCGCCGCCCTGGTTCGACGGTGCGACCGATACCACCCGCTTTTTCCTCGGGCCCGACTCCCAGGTGCGCTGGGGGCTGGCGCTGGGCCAGACCCTGTTCACGCCGGAAGACACGGAACGCCGGGTGCCGGATCCAAGCGACCGGCCCTATGCCGCCTATCTGTTCGGCGCCGTCTCCCTCGTCGCCTATTCCGACGAGACGCTGAACACGATCCAGCTTCAGATCGGCATGGTCGGCCCCTCGGCGCTGGGCGAGGAAGTGCAGAATAATTTCCACGACCTGATCGGCGACGGCCATGCCGAGGGCTGGGATCACCAATTGGACGACGAATTGGGCATCAACCTGATCTTCGACCGCAAATGGCGCGCCGTCAGCCTGACCGGCCCGCGCACCGGCCTCGGCATCGACCTGACCCCCAGCGTCACCCTATCCCTCGGCAATGTCGCGACCTATGCCGCCGGCGGCCTGATGTTCCGCCTGGGCCAGAACCTCGATTCCGATTTCGGCGCCCCGCGCATCCGCCCGGCCCTGACCGGCGCCAATTTCTACGACAAGCGCGACGGCTTCGGCTGGTACGTCTTCGCCGGGGCCGAGGGACGGGCGATCGCCCGCGACATCTTCCTCGACGGCAATACGTTCGACGGCGACGGCCCCCATGTCGACAAGCGCATCCTGGTGGGCGACGCCCAGGCCGGCCTCTCCCTCTTCCTCGGCTCCACCCGCCTGACCTATACCTATGTGATCAGAACCGAGGAATTCGAGGGCCAGGACGGCTTGTCCAAATTCGGCTCCGCCTCGCTCAGCTGGAGTTTCTGA